A genomic stretch from Streptomyces venezuelae ATCC 10712 includes:
- a CDS encoding ABC transporter ATP-binding protein, producing MTSTAPPPALAHSPAAASPPAVRLRGLTRHHRDVRALDGVDLDFLAGTFTAVMGPSGSGKSTLLQCAAGLDRPTAGRVEVGGTALEGLSERRLTLLRRDRIGFVFQSFNLLPSLTAAQNVALPLRLAGRRPSRTEVREALARVGLAGRERHRPGELSGGQQQRVAIARALITRPAVLFGDEPTGALDSTTSREVLDMLRELVDRDGQTIVMVTHDPVAAARADRVVFLVDGRVTAELRSPTVESVAARMTALETAGTRPTDGCRAPTDPTPAAPVPTRSGSC from the coding sequence ATGACCTCGACAGCCCCGCCGCCCGCCCTCGCCCACTCCCCCGCCGCCGCGTCCCCGCCTGCCGTACGGCTCCGGGGGCTCACCCGGCACCATCGGGACGTCCGGGCGCTGGACGGCGTCGACCTCGACTTCCTCGCCGGGACGTTCACCGCCGTCATGGGCCCCTCGGGCTCCGGCAAGTCGACGCTGCTCCAGTGCGCGGCCGGGCTCGACCGGCCCACCGCCGGGCGGGTGGAGGTCGGCGGGACCGCCCTCGAAGGCCTGAGCGAGCGGCGGTTGACCCTGCTGCGGCGGGACCGAATCGGCTTCGTCTTCCAGTCGTTCAACCTGCTGCCCTCCCTGACGGCAGCTCAGAACGTGGCGCTGCCCCTGAGGCTCGCCGGGCGCCGCCCGTCGCGTACGGAGGTACGGGAGGCGCTGGCGCGGGTGGGGCTGGCGGGGCGGGAACGGCACAGGCCCGGCGAGTTGTCCGGCGGACAGCAGCAACGGGTCGCCATCGCCCGCGCGTTGATCACCCGGCCGGCCGTCCTCTTCGGTGACGAGCCGACGGGCGCGCTCGACTCGACGACGAGCCGCGAGGTGCTCGACATGCTGCGGGAACTGGTCGACCGGGACGGCCAGACGATCGTGATGGTCACGCACGACCCGGTCGCGGCGGCCCGCGCGGACCGCGTGGTCTTCCTGGTCGACGGCCGGGTGACGGCCGAACTGCGGTCCCCGACGGTGGAGTCGGTGGCGGCCCGGATGACGGCACTGGAGACGGCGGGAACCCGACCGACCGACGGCTGCCGAGCACCGACCGACCCCACGCCCGCCGCCCCCGTGCCCACCCGGAGTGGCTCATGCTGA
- a CDS encoding FtsX-like permease family protein, with translation MLIVALSSLRARWASFLGGFVALALGVGLLATMGLGLSATFHAPERSPQRFASSPVVVQGQDRLTLDVRRGPETVSVERRLDRPQPVDSRLLRELRARWTVTTSEEPADRRGPHRPGHPDHPDAVGVDAPAADVRALVGARAQVLTGDERRRADHDADRDADALVGLNALLGTSGGVTAFVSVFVVASTFAFAVALRRREFGLLRTAGATPGQIRRLLLAEAAALGVVASAAGCALGALGAPLLARTLVDGGLAPEWFTVGGPVWPFHTAFWTGVTVALAGAIAASRRAGKVGPTAALREADVDADALPLGRAVLGTGLLLAGVGLLVWTCVTDPSALLKRKTYTTLPMLLITGVALLSPLLVRPAARLLRLRGAVGTLVRENSAASVRRTAAVAAPVLVTVALAGTLFGSATSVTRAKGTEAREQTAAQYVVTGVDEPDRTGGPRPVAVPPGAVVSPTGPTSLFVRDGDAAVVKYGARAVTDPAAFAELARLPVVAGDLRDLDDRSIVVNEEFERRRVGETVEVWRADGTGPVRLRIAAVLALGTGDNGPYVTRANAPGSAPDRIDASGGGTATVQALEASGGTVRTAAAWAEAERPASGSPQARLGMVLVLGVALVYTVIGLANTLLMATSVRRGELASLRLAGATRAQILRVVTGEATLAVAIGTLLGLAVTALVLGTLGAGLAALSAPVALALPWTTVGASAGVCATVAIAASALPAWRLTR, from the coding sequence ATGCTGATCGTCGCCCTCTCCTCCCTCCGGGCCCGCTGGGCGTCGTTCCTCGGTGGGTTCGTCGCGCTCGCGCTCGGCGTCGGGCTGCTCGCCACCATGGGTCTCGGCCTGTCCGCGACCTTTCACGCGCCCGAGCGGTCACCTCAGCGGTTCGCGTCCTCCCCCGTCGTCGTGCAAGGTCAGGACCGACTGACGCTCGACGTGCGGCGCGGGCCCGAGACCGTGTCCGTCGAACGGCGGCTCGACCGTCCACAGCCTGTGGACAGCCGACTCCTCCGCGAACTCCGCGCCCGCTGGACCGTCACCACCTCCGAGGAACCCGCCGACCGCCGCGGGCCCCACCGCCCCGGCCACCCCGACCACCCCGACGCCGTCGGCGTCGACGCCCCCGCCGCCGACGTCCGCGCCCTCGTCGGCGCCCGTGCCCAGGTCCTCACCGGCGACGAGCGGCGGCGCGCCGACCACGACGCCGACCGGGACGCCGACGCGCTCGTCGGCCTCAACGCCCTCCTCGGCACCTCCGGCGGCGTCACCGCCTTCGTCTCCGTCTTCGTCGTCGCCTCCACCTTCGCGTTCGCCGTCGCCCTGCGCCGCCGCGAGTTCGGGCTGCTGCGGACCGCCGGAGCCACCCCCGGCCAGATCCGCCGGCTCCTGCTCGCCGAGGCGGCGGCACTCGGCGTGGTCGCCTCCGCCGCCGGCTGCGCGCTCGGCGCCCTGGGGGCGCCGCTGCTCGCCCGTACCCTCGTCGACGGCGGCCTCGCGCCGGAGTGGTTCACGGTCGGCGGCCCGGTCTGGCCCTTCCACACCGCGTTCTGGACGGGCGTGACCGTCGCCCTCGCGGGGGCCATCGCCGCGTCCCGGCGCGCCGGGAAGGTCGGCCCGACGGCCGCGCTCCGCGAGGCCGACGTGGACGCGGACGCCCTGCCCCTCGGCCGCGCGGTGCTCGGCACGGGACTGCTCCTGGCCGGCGTCGGACTGCTGGTCTGGACGTGCGTCACGGACCCGTCGGCGCTGCTCAAACGGAAGACGTACACGACCCTTCCGATGCTCCTGATCACCGGCGTCGCCCTGCTCTCCCCGCTGCTGGTCCGGCCGGCGGCCCGGCTGCTGAGGCTGCGGGGAGCCGTGGGAACGCTGGTACGGGAGAACAGCGCGGCCTCCGTACGCCGTACCGCCGCCGTCGCCGCCCCGGTCCTGGTGACGGTGGCGCTCGCGGGGACGCTGTTCGGCTCGGCGACGAGCGTCACGCGCGCGAAGGGGACGGAGGCGAGGGAGCAGACGGCCGCGCAGTACGTGGTCACGGGCGTCGACGAACCCGACCGCACGGGCGGGCCGCGACCGGTTGCCGTGCCGCCCGGGGCGGTCGTCTCCCCCACCGGGCCGACCTCCCTGTTCGTACGGGACGGGGACGCGGCCGTCGTGAAGTACGGAGCCCGCGCGGTCACCGACCCGGCGGCGTTCGCCGAGCTCGCCCGGCTGCCCGTGGTCGCGGGCGACCTGCGGGACCTCGACGACCGCTCGATCGTTGTCAACGAGGAGTTCGAGCGGCGCCGGGTCGGCGAGACCGTCGAGGTCTGGCGCGCCGACGGGACCGGTCCGGTACGGCTCCGGATCGCGGCCGTCCTCGCCCTCGGCACCGGCGACAACGGCCCGTACGTCACCCGGGCGAACGCCCCCGGCTCCGCCCCCGACCGGATCGACGCCAGCGGCGGCGGTACGGCGACGGTACAGGCCCTGGAGGCGAGCGGCGGCACCGTCAGGACGGCGGCCGCATGGGCCGAGGCCGAGCGCCCGGCGAGCGGCAGCCCGCAGGCCCGGCTCGGCATGGTGCTCGTCCTCGGCGTCGCCCTCGTCTACACGGTGATCGGCCTGGCCAACACCCTGCTCATGGCGACCTCCGTACGCCGCGGGGAGCTGGCCTCGCTACGGCTCGCCGGAGCGACCCGGGCCCAGATCCTGCGGGTCGTGACGGGCGAGGCGACGCTGGCCGTCGCGATCGGCACGCTGCTCGGCCTCGCGGTCACCGCGCTGGTCCTCGGCACCCTGGGAGCGGGCCTCGCGGCCCTCTCGGCACCGGTGGCCCTGGCGCTCCCGTGGACCACGGTGGGCGCGTCGGCGGGCGTGTGCGCGACGGTCGCGATCGCCGCGTCGGCCCTCCCCGCGTGGCGGCTGACGCGCTGA
- a CDS encoding GNAT family N-acetyltransferase encodes MYAIPLGDEGGELRPLEPWQAEEFLAHMDRGREFIGARNGLPDVVTDLESSRAFLRLYAEKAAADTGRIHGIWFDGTLVGAVILRKLDAEDGTAEAGCWLEPAGAGKGLVTRAARLLIDWAIEVRGVHRVEWVVSSDNEPSIAVARRLGMSKDGVLRASYPYRGRRHDEEVWSVLAPEWRAAKSA; translated from the coding sequence ATGTACGCGATACCTCTGGGAGACGAGGGCGGGGAGCTGCGCCCGCTCGAACCGTGGCAGGCCGAGGAGTTCCTCGCGCACATGGACCGGGGCCGCGAGTTCATCGGCGCGCGCAACGGACTCCCCGACGTGGTCACCGACCTGGAGTCGAGCCGGGCGTTCCTCCGCCTGTATGCGGAGAAGGCCGCCGCCGACACGGGACGCATCCACGGCATCTGGTTCGACGGCACCCTCGTCGGCGCGGTGATCCTCCGGAAGCTGGACGCCGAGGACGGCACGGCCGAGGCGGGCTGCTGGCTCGAACCGGCCGGTGCCGGCAAGGGGTTGGTGACCCGGGCCGCGCGGCTGCTCATCGACTGGGCGATCGAGGTACGCGGCGTCCATCGGGTCGAGTGGGTGGTCTCCTCGGACAACGAGCCGAGCATCGCGGTGGCCCGCCGCCTCGGCATGTCCAAGGACGGCGTCCTGCGGGCGAGCTACCCCTACCGGGGCAGGCGCCACGACGAGGAGGTCTGGTCGGTCCTCGCGCCGGAATGGCGTGCGGCGAAGTCGGCGTAA
- a CDS encoding NADP-dependent oxidoreductase gives MEATVYEEFGGPEVLRHTSGLAVPQPGPGEVRVKVAAVGVNPVDWKRRYGWVEEFYPTTFPAVPGLEFAGTVDQLGEGVTGLAVGDEVLGWTKTGAYAEYAIADIVVPKPAGLPWGIAASLPVAGETAQRVLDLLGVRAGETLFLHGAAGVVGSVGVQLAVAAGVTVIGSASESNHAYLRELGAIPVAYGEGLADRVRAAAPDGVHAVFDAAGHGVLPVAIELLGGGDAAKKRIVTIADVDAEKYGITFSGVIGEADAVRAGLTEHARGAAAGTLKVRLAETLPLKEAARAQELSESGHARGKLILIP, from the coding sequence ATGGAAGCGACCGTGTACGAGGAGTTCGGGGGCCCCGAGGTGCTGCGGCACACGAGCGGACTCGCCGTACCGCAGCCCGGCCCCGGCGAGGTCCGGGTGAAGGTGGCAGCCGTCGGCGTCAACCCGGTGGACTGGAAGCGCCGTTACGGCTGGGTCGAGGAGTTCTACCCCACCACCTTCCCCGCCGTCCCCGGCCTGGAGTTCGCCGGCACCGTCGACCAGCTCGGCGAGGGCGTCACCGGCCTGGCCGTCGGCGACGAGGTCCTCGGCTGGACGAAGACCGGCGCCTACGCCGAGTACGCCATCGCCGACATCGTCGTGCCCAAGCCGGCCGGGCTGCCCTGGGGGATCGCCGCGAGCCTCCCGGTGGCCGGCGAGACGGCCCAACGGGTCCTCGACCTGCTCGGCGTACGGGCGGGCGAGACGCTGTTCCTGCACGGTGCGGCGGGGGTCGTCGGCTCGGTGGGCGTCCAGCTCGCCGTCGCGGCCGGGGTCACGGTGATCGGCAGCGCGTCCGAGTCCAACCACGCCTACCTGCGCGAACTCGGGGCGATCCCGGTCGCGTACGGCGAGGGCCTCGCCGACCGGGTGCGGGCCGCCGCCCCCGACGGCGTCCACGCCGTCTTCGACGCGGCCGGGCACGGTGTCCTGCCGGTCGCGATCGAGCTCCTGGGCGGGGGCGACGCGGCGAAGAAGCGGATCGTCACGATCGCCGACGTGGACGCCGAGAAGTACGGGATCACGTTCTCCGGGGTCATAGGGGAGGCCGACGCCGTACGGGCCGGACTCACGGAGCACGCGCGCGGGGCCGCCGCCGGGACCCTCAAGGTCCGGCTCGCCGAAACGCTTCCGCTGAAGGAGGCGGCCCGCGCCCAGGAACTGAGCGAATCGGGGCACGCGCGCGGGAAGCTGATCCTGATCCCGTGA
- a CDS encoding helix-turn-helix transcriptional regulator — translation MDAPTLTTAYEIIRQPLGEILPRVSAALAPLVPHVDAAELSTHCAHSPFKALGGTELLTASELVPLLAAGVPGSPWQGVATIGGREREIVAVTSDATRRGAVLVLVREDGADPVGEAELGVAQALWDLVAAHFDRFATEALPGALARSRAAADTRARVISELTATHAAALSGVLGVLRSRALDDTTARATATDLAAAALIEMRAAQRRDRALAEEPVQDAFERLAGELRPMLRHSQIRLDLGAPDSDRSLAADVAHSARAIVRALLLIVLEQKSVSRIHVGWQLTEHELRATVRDDGAGALAPCDLGAGTIKDRLDVLGGRLDMDAVPSWGTTITAVIPLATPDAPAEAAHPLADLGEREVEVLRHLALGHRNRRIAETLHISESTVKFHVANILNKLGVGSRGEAAALFHAAA, via the coding sequence ATGGACGCGCCCACCCTCACCACCGCGTACGAGATCATCCGGCAGCCGCTCGGAGAGATCCTTCCCAGGGTCTCGGCGGCCCTCGCCCCGCTCGTCCCGCACGTGGACGCGGCCGAACTCTCCACCCACTGCGCCCACTCGCCGTTCAAGGCACTCGGCGGTACGGAGCTGCTCACCGCATCCGAACTGGTGCCGCTGCTCGCGGCGGGCGTGCCCGGGAGCCCCTGGCAGGGCGTGGCGACGATCGGCGGCCGGGAGCGCGAGATCGTCGCCGTCACCAGCGACGCGACCCGGCGCGGGGCGGTCCTCGTGCTCGTACGGGAGGACGGCGCCGATCCGGTGGGCGAGGCCGAACTCGGCGTGGCCCAGGCCCTGTGGGACCTGGTGGCCGCGCACTTCGACCGGTTCGCCACGGAGGCGCTGCCGGGCGCGCTCGCCCGCTCGCGGGCCGCCGCGGACACCCGCGCCCGGGTCATCTCGGAGCTGACCGCCACCCACGCGGCGGCGCTCTCCGGGGTCCTCGGGGTGCTGCGCAGCCGCGCCCTGGACGACACGACCGCCCGGGCCACCGCCACCGACCTGGCCGCCGCCGCGCTCATCGAGATGCGGGCCGCCCAGCGGCGTGACCGGGCGCTCGCGGAGGAGCCCGTGCAGGACGCGTTCGAGCGGCTCGCCGGCGAGCTGCGGCCCATGCTGCGGCACAGCCAGATCCGGCTCGACCTGGGGGCGCCGGACTCGGACCGCTCGCTCGCGGCGGACGTGGCGCACAGCGCGCGGGCCATCGTCCGCGCACTGCTCCTGATCGTGCTCGAACAGAAATCGGTCAGCCGGATCCACGTCGGCTGGCAGCTGACCGAGCACGAGCTGCGGGCCACGGTTCGGGACGACGGCGCGGGCGCGCTCGCCCCCTGCGACCTGGGCGCGGGCACGATCAAGGACCGGCTCGACGTGCTCGGCGGGCGGCTGGACATGGACGCGGTGCCCAGCTGGGGGACGACGATCACGGCCGTGATCCCGCTGGCGACCCCGGACGCCCCGGCGGAGGCGGCCCACCCGCTGGCGGACCTCGGCGAGCGGGAGGTGGAGGTCCTGCGGCACCTGGCGCTCGGCCACCGCAACCGCCGGATCGCCGAGACGCTGCACATCAGCGAGTCGACGGTGAAGTTCCACGTGGCCAACATCCTGAACAAACTGGGCGTCGGCTCCCGCGGCGAGGCGGCGGCCCTGTTCCACGCGGCGGCGTAG